The proteins below come from a single Aegilops tauschii subsp. strangulata cultivar AL8/78 chromosome 6, Aet v6.0, whole genome shotgun sequence genomic window:
- the LOC109747235 gene encoding uncharacterized protein codes for MADDELTDMMYDMEFGELMKDWIEDWSDDENSDRGDRSENGNVLEDLNENNEHDDGEENNSEISNEDYISQLISECHNAYDYYDESDAETGLDVESLAASDSGESQSSVIMSEEEVKCNYLEWVDPEWSVATKFCLRELWSMYDEKLR; via the exons ATGGCGGACGATGAGTTAACTGATATGATGTATGACATGGAGTTTGGAGAACTGATGAAAGACTGGATAGAAGATTGGTCAGATGATGAAAATTCAGATCGTGGAGATAGGTCAGAGAATGGGAACGTATTGGAAGATCTTAAT GAAAACAATGAGCATGATGATGGTGAGGAAAACAACTCGGAGATCTCGAATGAAGATTACATTAGTCAG CTCATTTCCGAATGTCATAATGCGTACGACTATTACGATGAATCCGACGCGGAGACAGGCCTTGATGTCGAATCATTAGCTGCATCTGATTCTGGGGAGTCGCAATCGTCGGTCATCATGAGTGAG GAAGAAGTGAAATGTAACTATCTGGAATGGGTAGACCCGGAGTGGTCAGTGGCTACAAAGTTCTGCCTGAGAGAACTGTGGAGCATGTATGACGAGAAGCTGAGATAG